A window from Pyrococcus kukulkanii encodes these proteins:
- a CDS encoding DUF354 domain-containing protein: protein MKVWIDITNSPHAHFFKGVIKELEARGFEILVTTREFDGLTSVLDMLGIDYISVGKHGGATLEGKLLASTERVYKLSKLIIEEKPDIALYKNNPEAPRIAFGLKIPSIGFVDNETATPQNKLMFPFTTRLIYPSVIDVYELLKCGANPNSLRGIEGIAEIANVYGFTPNKSVLKELGLKEYSYIVMRPEPIKANYFNGDKERSILEDIIPLLPDMPIVLFPRTEEQKKVFERFENVIIPENVVDTLTLLFYAKLMIGAGGTMNREALALGTPAISTYPGRLLAVTKWLIELGVKFHSTNPVEVATKAWEIIRKNNIYRKHIRMIMSSMENPVDVIVEEVERLSYSSNLRGYEGLYKRSYEEKEYSHEQKL, encoded by the coding sequence ATGAAGGTGTGGATAGACATAACAAATTCACCTCATGCTCACTTCTTCAAAGGGGTGATTAAGGAACTTGAAGCGAGGGGATTTGAAATCTTAGTAACTACGCGTGAATTCGATGGATTAACAAGTGTCCTTGATATGTTGGGGATAGATTACATTTCCGTGGGAAAGCACGGAGGAGCAACATTAGAGGGAAAGCTACTGGCAAGTACGGAGAGGGTGTACAAGCTCTCCAAGCTCATTATAGAAGAGAAACCTGACATCGCATTATATAAAAATAATCCAGAAGCTCCCAGGATAGCTTTTGGATTAAAAATACCCTCCATAGGGTTTGTAGACAATGAAACTGCCACACCCCAGAATAAGCTAATGTTTCCTTTTACTACCAGGTTGATATATCCAAGCGTGATAGATGTTTATGAACTATTGAAATGCGGAGCAAACCCAAATTCCCTTAGAGGCATCGAAGGAATAGCTGAAATAGCTAATGTCTATGGGTTTACGCCAAATAAGAGTGTCCTGAAAGAATTAGGGCTTAAAGAGTACTCATATATAGTTATGCGGCCAGAGCCAATAAAGGCTAACTACTTTAACGGAGATAAAGAGAGGAGCATACTTGAAGATATAATACCTCTGCTCCCCGACATGCCTATAGTCTTATTCCCCAGAACTGAAGAGCAGAAGAAGGTATTTGAAAGATTCGAGAATGTAATAATACCCGAAAATGTTGTTGACACGCTAACCCTCCTGTTCTATGCAAAATTAATGATTGGGGCCGGCGGAACTATGAATAGGGAGGCTCTCGCCTTAGGAACCCCAGCAATCTCAACATATCCAGGGAGATTACTAGCAGTTACTAAGTGGTTAATAGAACTCGGAGTTAAATTCCATTCTACAAATCCAGTAGAGGTAGCAACGAAGGCTTGGGAAATTATACGGAAGAATAACATATACAGGAAGCACATCAGAATGATCATGAGCTCAATGGAAAACCCAGTTGATGTTATAGTTGAAGAAGTAGAAAGGCTATCCTATTCCAGCAATCTTAGGGGTTATGAAGGCCTCTACAAGCGCAGCTACGAAGAGAAGGAGTATAGCCACGAACAAAAGCTTTAA
- a CDS encoding DNA-directed RNA polymerase subunit K — MFKYTRFEKARIIGARALQIAMGAPVLIDVPEGITPLDAAIMEFEKGVIPITVIRPS, encoded by the coding sequence GTGTTCAAGTACACGAGATTTGAAAAAGCTAGGATTATAGGTGCAAGGGCTCTCCAGATAGCAATGGGGGCACCGGTCCTTATAGACGTTCCCGAAGGAATAACACCTTTGGATGCGGCAATCATGGAGTTTGAAAAGGGTGTGATACCAATAACAGTAATTAGGCCGAGCTGA
- a CDS encoding lipoate protein ligase C-terminal domain-containing protein, which yields MKLVGEHKAKKGLIRMEIEEEHGIVKNIVISGDFFIYPEDIIEELEKHLVGKRLESLEATIEDFFSVRHDVEMPYLNVEDFKIALRKALEECKWEGN from the coding sequence ATGAAGTTGGTTGGCGAGCACAAGGCTAAGAAGGGATTAATAAGGATGGAAATTGAAGAAGAGCATGGAATAGTTAAAAACATTGTAATAAGTGGAGATTTCTTTATATATCCGGAGGACATCATTGAAGAACTTGAAAAACATTTAGTAGGAAAAAGGCTTGAGAGTCTTGAGGCCACAATAGAAGATTTCTTTTCAGTAAGACACGATGTTGAGATGCCTTATCTAAACGTTGAAGACTTTAAAATAGCCCTTAGAAAAGCTTTGGAGGAATGTAAATGGGAAGGAAATTAA
- a CDS encoding mevalonate kinase: MRVLVSAPAKIILFGEHSVVYGKPAIAAAINLRTYVEAELRRDDRIRIEAHDIKVPGLTVSFSENEIYFESDYGKAAEVLSYVRQAIELAMEEAGVRKGINVSITSQIPVGAGLGSSAAVAVATIGAVSKLLGLELTREEVARLGHKVELLVQGASSGIDPTVSAMGGFLYYEKGNFKHLPFMELPIVVGYTGSSGSTKELVAMVRRRYESMPELIVPILNAMGKLVEKARDIIISELDEEEKFAKLGELMNINHGLLDALGVSTKKLSELVYAARTAGALGAKITGAGGGGCMYALAPGKQREVATAITIAGGTPMITEISREGLRIEEVIK; encoded by the coding sequence TTGAGGGTTCTGGTCTCGGCTCCCGCTAAAATAATCTTGTTTGGCGAGCACAGTGTCGTCTACGGGAAGCCCGCGATAGCCGCAGCTATAAATTTAAGGACGTACGTTGAGGCCGAGCTGAGGAGGGATGATAGAATAAGGATAGAGGCCCATGACATTAAGGTCCCTGGGCTTACTGTCTCTTTCTCGGAGAACGAGATATACTTCGAGAGCGATTACGGTAAAGCCGCCGAAGTCCTCAGCTATGTGAGGCAGGCGATAGAATTGGCCATGGAGGAAGCTGGAGTTAGGAAGGGGATTAATGTTTCGATAACCTCCCAAATTCCCGTTGGTGCCGGTTTAGGCTCTTCAGCGGCCGTTGCCGTGGCAACTATTGGTGCAGTTTCAAAGCTTTTAGGTTTGGAACTCACGCGGGAAGAAGTGGCCAGGTTAGGCCACAAAGTTGAGCTCTTAGTTCAGGGGGCTTCGAGCGGCATTGACCCAACGGTTTCCGCCATGGGCGGTTTCTTGTATTACGAAAAGGGCAATTTTAAGCATCTTCCTTTCATGGAGCTACCAATAGTCGTTGGATACACAGGCTCAAGTGGCTCAACCAAGGAGTTAGTGGCAATGGTGAGGAGAAGATACGAGAGTATGCCTGAGTTAATAGTTCCAATACTTAACGCGATGGGAAAGCTAGTGGAGAAAGCGAGGGATATAATAATATCGGAACTCGATGAGGAGGAGAAGTTCGCTAAGCTTGGGGAACTAATGAACATAAATCACGGCCTTCTGGATGCCTTGGGAGTTTCAACTAAAAAGCTCAGTGAGCTCGTTTATGCAGCAAGAACCGCTGGGGCGCTTGGTGCCAAGATAACCGGGGCGGGAGGAGGGGGATGTATGTACGCTCTGGCCCCAGGAAAGCAACGAGAAGTTGCAACTGCAATCACGATAGCAGGAGGAACCCCGATGATAACAGAGATCAGCAGGGAAGGATTGAGGATAGAGGAGGTCATAAAATGA
- a CDS encoding OsmC family protein yields the protein MAKYKDLEIKVVGKALSPTKTSIKAGDYEIIMDKLGGEAPSPIEYVLAALVGCINIVGHMVAKDMGFEIKNLEIEVTGIFNPAKFMGQDEGRAGFKTVKAVVRVDADVDEETLREWLKRVEERCPVSDNLANPTPTELILEKV from the coding sequence ATGGCGAAGTATAAAGACCTAGAGATCAAGGTAGTTGGGAAGGCCCTTTCTCCCACAAAGACATCCATAAAGGCAGGAGATTACGAAATAATCATGGATAAGCTAGGTGGAGAAGCACCATCTCCAATAGAATACGTTCTCGCAGCGTTAGTTGGTTGCATAAATATAGTGGGGCACATGGTAGCAAAGGATATGGGTTTTGAAATCAAGAACCTTGAAATTGAAGTTACCGGAATATTTAACCCAGCAAAATTCATGGGACAAGATGAGGGCAGGGCAGGGTTCAAGACAGTTAAGGCAGTGGTTAGAGTAGATGCTGATGTTGATGAGGAAACTCTAAGGGAGTGGCTCAAGAGAGTAGAAGAGAGATGTCCAGTTAGTGATAACCTTGCAAACCCAACTCCCACTGAACTAATTCTTGAAAAGGTCTAA
- a CDS encoding stage II sporulation protein M produces the protein MGRKLKFFTFLLGTFFLGVFVGVIIAKMNPSAAEYLFKFLREVFGEGRLPSGFSLFLLIFLNNTRVAIIMAFGGLVFGILPPLILLFNGAVVGIVGYHVSSMGEPLRKVILAIVPHGILEVPALVIAGVGGMNWFAELVLGEGDFSERFKRGFKEMLKLLFVAILLLFVAALVEAFITPKIAGIG, from the coding sequence ATGGGAAGGAAATTAAAGTTCTTTACATTCTTGTTAGGCACTTTCTTTTTAGGAGTATTCGTAGGTGTTATCATAGCGAAAATGAACCCTTCCGCAGCTGAGTATCTTTTTAAATTTCTTAGGGAAGTCTTTGGGGAGGGAAGACTTCCTAGTGGATTCAGTTTGTTTCTCTTAATCTTCTTGAATAATACAAGGGTTGCCATAATAATGGCCTTTGGTGGCCTTGTTTTTGGAATACTCCCCCCACTTATCTTACTCTTTAATGGTGCTGTTGTGGGGATAGTTGGGTACCATGTCTCAAGTATGGGAGAACCATTAAGGAAAGTCATATTGGCAATAGTTCCTCACGGGATTCTTGAAGTTCCTGCCTTAGTAATTGCGGGTGTCGGGGGAATGAATTGGTTTGCAGAATTAGTTCTTGGAGAAGGTGATTTCTCTGAGAGATTTAAGAGAGGATTTAAGGAGATGTTAAAGCTTTTGTTCGTGGCTATACTCCTTCTCTTCGTAGCTGCGCTTGTAGAGGCCTTCATAACCCCTAAGATTGCTGGAATAGGATAG
- a CDS encoding 30S ribosomal protein S9, with protein MRIIQTTGKRKTAIARAVIREGKGRVRINGKPVEIIEPEIARFTILEPLILAGEEIWNSVDIDVKVQGGGFMGQAEAARIAIARALVEWTGDMNLKEKFMKYDRTMLVGDPRRTEPHKPNRSTKGPRAKRQKSYR; from the coding sequence ATGAGGATTATCCAGACTACTGGTAAGAGGAAGACCGCTATCGCGAGGGCGGTTATTAGGGAAGGTAAGGGTAGGGTTAGGATCAACGGGAAGCCCGTTGAAATTATCGAGCCAGAGATCGCAAGGTTCACGATCCTTGAGCCCCTGATCCTTGCCGGGGAGGAGATATGGAACAGCGTTGACATTGACGTTAAGGTTCAGGGCGGAGGTTTCATGGGTCAGGCCGAGGCCGCTAGAATTGCAATAGCTAGGGCACTGGTAGAGTGGACTGGGGATATGAACCTTAAGGAGAAGTTCATGAAGTACGACAGGACAATGCTCGTTGGAGATCCCAGAAGGACAGAGCCCCACAAGCCCAACAGGTCAACCAAGGGTCCAAGAGCGAAGAGGCAGAAGAGCTATCGTTGA
- the rpsB gene encoding 30S ribosomal protein S2 gives MADEYLVPLDQYLAAGVHIGTQQKTKDMKKFIYRVRQDGLYVLDVRKTDERLKVAGKFLAKFEPQSILAVSVRLYGQKPVKKFGEVTGARAMPGRFLPGTMTNPAVKNFFEPDVIIITDPRADHQAMKEAVEVGIPIVALVDTENLLSYVDLAIPTNNKGRKALALIYWILAREILYNRGEIQSREDFKVPVEEFEMKIVRR, from the coding sequence ATGGCTGATGAGTATCTCGTTCCACTTGACCAATATCTAGCAGCTGGAGTCCATATAGGGACACAGCAGAAAACCAAGGACATGAAAAAGTTCATCTACAGAGTCAGACAGGACGGCCTCTACGTCCTTGATGTTAGGAAGACTGATGAGAGGCTTAAAGTAGCGGGCAAATTCTTGGCAAAGTTCGAGCCCCAGAGCATACTTGCAGTAAGCGTTAGGCTTTATGGCCAGAAGCCCGTGAAGAAGTTCGGGGAGGTTACAGGAGCTAGGGCAATGCCCGGAAGATTTCTCCCTGGGACAATGACAAATCCTGCAGTAAAGAACTTCTTTGAGCCCGATGTGATAATTATTACAGATCCCAGAGCAGATCACCAGGCAATGAAAGAGGCCGTAGAGGTTGGCATTCCAATAGTTGCCCTCGTTGATACTGAGAACCTCCTGAGCTATGTTGATCTTGCAATACCAACAAACAACAAGGGTAGAAAGGCCTTGGCTTTAATATACTGGATCCTAGCCAGGGAGATACTCTACAACAGGGGGGAGATACAGAGCAGAGAAGACTTTAAAGTGCCAGTTGAGGAGTTTGAGATGAAGATAGTCAGGAGATGA
- a CDS encoding pyridoxal-phosphate dependent enzyme, which yields MLVCTKCGRKFEEKFLLQCECGGTLFVERKYNAFLPDSRFFDIRRYLKYLPVDVSFLPKIPPIITPVVEIEGIKFKLDYLHPTGSFKDRGTFVTIAKLKEEGIGEVVLDSSGNAALSLAFYSMISGIKAHIFLSYDAKPGKISALMNLNAKVHFVEGDRMEVHESAVEFSKATGIPYVSHWLNPYFIEGTKTIAFEIYEEIGVPEEIFIPTGSGTAFLGVWKGFKELMEMGEIDRLPKLIAVQAEGFESLCPRSPRINKLADGIAIPNPPRLEEMRRALKETGGYCISVGEDDTLAAYHWLKMRGLLVEETSATALAGYWKAKEEGIAAENSLILLTGVKR from the coding sequence TTGCTTGTCTGTACTAAGTGCGGGAGAAAATTTGAGGAAAAATTTCTTCTGCAGTGTGAGTGTGGGGGAACGTTGTTCGTTGAAAGGAAGTATAATGCATTTCTTCCAGATTCTAGATTCTTTGATATTAGAAGGTACTTAAAATACCTTCCAGTTGATGTTAGTTTCTTGCCCAAAATACCGCCAATTATAACTCCAGTTGTTGAAATTGAAGGAATAAAATTTAAGCTGGATTACCTCCACCCCACAGGTTCATTCAAAGACAGGGGGACCTTCGTTACAATAGCGAAGCTCAAAGAGGAAGGAATAGGTGAGGTAGTCCTAGACAGTTCTGGGAATGCCGCACTTAGCTTGGCATTTTACTCTATGATCTCTGGGATTAAGGCTCACATATTCCTTTCCTATGATGCAAAGCCTGGGAAAATTTCAGCCTTGATGAATCTAAACGCGAAAGTTCACTTCGTTGAAGGTGACAGAATGGAGGTTCATGAGAGCGCAGTTGAATTCTCTAAGGCCACGGGAATTCCCTATGTGAGCCACTGGCTAAATCCCTACTTCATTGAAGGTACTAAGACTATAGCTTTTGAAATATACGAGGAAATTGGGGTTCCTGAGGAAATCTTCATACCAACTGGAAGTGGAACGGCCTTCCTGGGAGTATGGAAAGGATTTAAGGAGCTTATGGAGATGGGAGAGATAGACAGGCTCCCAAAACTCATTGCAGTTCAGGCGGAGGGCTTCGAGAGCCTCTGTCCAAGATCGCCCAGGATTAATAAGCTTGCCGATGGAATAGCAATTCCAAACCCTCCAAGGCTTGAGGAAATGAGAAGGGCTCTTAAAGAAACTGGGGGTTATTGTATAAGTGTTGGGGAAGATGATACTCTAGCAGCATATCACTGGCTTAAGATGAGAGGGCTTTTAGTCGAGGAAACATCAGCTACTGCTCTTGCGGGATACTGGAAGGCTAAGGAGGAGGGTATTGCGGCGGAGAATTCTTTAATACTCTTAACTGGCGTTAAGAGGTAA
- a CDS encoding MEMO1 family protein — protein sequence MIRYPAVAGQFYPTGDELTEMLERFFSDLGEEGSKRRITAGVVPHAGYVFSGYTASRTYKAIYEDGLPETFVILGPNHTGMGSPIAVYPEGEWETPLGRVKVDDEMAKAIVELSNIADLDDLAHRYEHSIEVQLPFIQYLADLAGKDFTIVPITLGIQDEDIAETLGKAVYEASQSLGRDVIVIASTDFMHYGYFYGYVPFTGRAEELPNMVKEWDMRVIRRILDFDVKGMFEEIRAMNHTMCGPGGVGVGIVYSKLMDAVEAELLHYTTSFEVSRSTDAIVGYASIVMRR from the coding sequence ATGATAAGGTATCCAGCTGTAGCCGGCCAATTTTACCCTACAGGTGACGAGTTAACAGAGATGCTTGAGAGGTTCTTCAGCGATCTCGGCGAGGAGGGAAGCAAGAGAAGGATCACCGCAGGGGTTGTCCCTCACGCTGGCTATGTTTTTTCAGGCTATACTGCTTCGAGAACGTACAAGGCCATATATGAGGATGGCCTTCCGGAGACTTTCGTAATCCTGGGGCCGAACCATACGGGTATGGGCTCTCCGATAGCAGTTTACCCTGAAGGAGAGTGGGAGACCCCCCTAGGGAGGGTTAAGGTGGACGATGAGATGGCAAAGGCCATCGTTGAACTCTCAAACATTGCGGATCTTGATGATCTGGCCCACCGCTATGAGCATTCGATTGAAGTTCAGCTACCCTTCATCCAGTACCTTGCGGATTTGGCTGGGAAGGATTTCACTATAGTCCCCATAACTTTGGGAATTCAGGATGAGGATATTGCGGAAACCCTAGGTAAGGCCGTTTATGAAGCATCTCAGTCCTTAGGAAGGGATGTTATTGTAATAGCCTCCACAGACTTCATGCACTACGGCTACTTCTACGGCTACGTTCCCTTCACTGGGAGGGCCGAAGAGCTACCAAACATGGTCAAAGAATGGGACATGAGAGTCATAAGGAGAATCCTCGACTTTGACGTTAAGGGGATGTTCGAGGAGATTAGGGCCATGAATCACACCATGTGCGGCCCTGGGGGAGTTGGGGTTGGAATAGTGTACTCAAAGCTGATGGATGCAGTTGAGGCTGAGCTACTCCACTATACCACTAGCTTTGAAGTTAGCAGGAGCACAGATGCAATAGTTGGCTACGCTAGCATAGTTATGAGGAGGTAA
- a CDS encoding DNA-directed RNA polymerase subunit N, translating to MIIPVRCFTCGKVIGDKYYEFKRRVEAGEDPEKVLDDLGLERYCCRRMLLSHVELIDEIMHYRVY from the coding sequence TTGATAATTCCCGTGAGATGCTTTACCTGTGGGAAGGTAATTGGCGATAAGTATTACGAGTTCAAGAGAAGAGTCGAGGCAGGGGAGGATCCCGAGAAGGTGCTTGATGATCTTGGCCTTGAGAGGTACTGTTGCAGGAGGATGCTCCTCAGTCACGTTGAGTTAATCGATGAGATAATGCACTATAGGGTTTATTAA
- a CDS encoding ATP-dependent DNA ligase, translating into MRYLELAQLYQKLEKTTMKLIKTRLVADFLKKVPDDHLEFIPYLILGDVFPEWDERELGVGEKLLIKAVAMATGIDAKEIENSVKDTGDLGESIALAVKKRKQRSFFSQPLTIKRVYQTLVKVAETMGEGSQEKKMKYLANLFMDAEPIEAKYIARTVLGTMRTGVAEGLLRDAIALAFHVKVELVERAYMLTSDFGFVAKVAKLEGNEGLAKVTIQIGKPIKPMLAQQAANIKEALLEMGGEAEFEIKYDGARVQVHKDGDRIIVYSRRLENVTRAIPEIVEAIKEAVKPEKAIVEGELVAIGENERPLPFQYVLRRFRRKHNIEEMMKKIPLELNLFDVLYVDGVSMIDTKFIDRRKKLEEIVEPNGKIKIAENLITKNAEEAEAFYKRALEMGHEGLMAKRLDAVYEPGNRGKKWLKIKPTMEDLDLVIIGAEWGEGRRAHLLGSFILGAYDPETGEFLEVGKVGSGFTDEDLVEFTKMLKPLIIKEEGKRVWVEPKIVIEVTYQEIQKSPKYRSGFALRFPRYVALRDDKGPEDADTIERIAQLYELQERMKGKI; encoded by the coding sequence ATGAGGTACCTCGAGTTAGCCCAACTCTATCAGAAGTTAGAGAAAACCACAATGAAGCTAATAAAGACCAGACTTGTTGCAGATTTTCTTAAAAAAGTTCCAGACGATCACCTTGAATTTATTCCATACCTAATCCTTGGAGATGTCTTTCCAGAGTGGGACGAGAGGGAGCTTGGTGTTGGTGAGAAGCTACTCATAAAGGCCGTCGCCATGGCAACGGGCATTGATGCTAAGGAGATAGAGAACTCTGTGAAAGATACCGGTGACCTAGGAGAAAGCATAGCACTTGCCGTGAAGAAGAGAAAGCAGAGAAGCTTCTTCTCCCAGCCACTAACGATCAAGAGAGTATATCAAACCCTAGTTAAAGTTGCAGAAACAATGGGAGAAGGAAGTCAAGAAAAGAAGATGAAGTACTTGGCAAACCTCTTCATGGATGCCGAACCAATTGAAGCAAAGTACATAGCGAGAACAGTCCTGGGAACCATGAGAACGGGAGTTGCTGAAGGTCTACTAAGGGATGCTATAGCATTGGCATTCCACGTTAAGGTAGAGCTCGTTGAGAGGGCGTACATGCTGACAAGTGATTTTGGATTCGTAGCTAAGGTTGCAAAGTTAGAGGGTAACGAAGGATTAGCAAAGGTTACGATACAGATAGGAAAGCCAATAAAGCCAATGCTTGCTCAGCAGGCAGCCAACATAAAGGAAGCCCTCCTCGAGATGGGTGGGGAGGCCGAGTTCGAGATAAAATATGACGGAGCTAGGGTGCAGGTGCACAAAGACGGAGACAGGATAATAGTGTACTCAAGAAGACTAGAGAACGTCACGAGGGCAATTCCAGAGATAGTCGAGGCCATAAAGGAGGCAGTAAAGCCAGAAAAAGCCATCGTTGAAGGAGAACTTGTGGCGATAGGGGAGAACGAAAGACCATTACCTTTCCAGTATGTTCTAAGGAGGTTTAGGAGGAAGCATAACATAGAGGAGATGATGAAGAAGATACCACTCGAGCTAAACCTCTTCGACGTTCTCTACGTTGATGGCGTCAGCATGATAGACACCAAGTTCATAGACAGGAGGAAGAAGCTTGAAGAGATAGTAGAGCCTAACGGAAAGATAAAGATCGCTGAAAACCTAATAACGAAGAATGCTGAAGAGGCAGAGGCATTCTACAAGAGGGCCCTCGAGATGGGGCACGAGGGATTGATGGCAAAAAGGTTAGATGCAGTGTACGAACCAGGTAACAGGGGCAAGAAGTGGCTCAAGATAAAGCCAACGATGGAAGATCTTGATCTTGTTATAATTGGAGCGGAGTGGGGAGAGGGAAGGAGAGCACACTTACTTGGATCGTTCATCCTGGGAGCGTACGATCCAGAAACTGGGGAGTTCCTCGAGGTCGGAAAGGTTGGGAGTGGATTTACAGATGAAGATCTTGTGGAGTTTACAAAGATGTTGAAGCCCCTAATAATCAAGGAGGAAGGAAAGAGGGTGTGGGTAGAGCCAAAGATAGTCATTGAAGTTACGTACCAAGAGATACAGAAGAGCCCCAAGTACAGAAGCGGATTCGCCTTAAGGTTCCCCAGGTACGTTGCACTGAGAGATGATAAGGGACCGGAAGATGCAGATACGATAGAGAGAATAGCCCAGTTGTACGAGCTACAAGAAAGGATGAAAGGAAAAATTTAA
- a CDS encoding 50S ribosomal protein L18e has protein sequence MKRTGPTDPNLRRLIRFLRKKSNEQGVKIWKDIAWRLERPRRQRAEVNVSKINRYAREGEMIVVPGSVLGAGRLEKKVIVAAWKFSETARRKIIEAGGEAITIEELVERNPKGSGVRIME, from the coding sequence ATGAAGAGGACTGGTCCAACTGATCCAAACCTTAGAAGGCTCATTCGCTTCCTAAGGAAGAAGTCAAATGAGCAGGGTGTAAAGATCTGGAAGGACATAGCTTGGAGGCTCGAAAGGCCCAGAAGGCAGAGGGCAGAAGTCAACGTCAGTAAGATAAACAGGTACGCAAGGGAGGGTGAAATGATAGTAGTTCCTGGGAGCGTCCTTGGTGCTGGAAGGCTCGAGAAGAAGGTTATTGTTGCGGCATGGAAGTTCAGTGAGACCGCAAGGAGGAAGATCATTGAAGCTGGGGGAGAGGCAATAACAATTGAGGAGCTCGTCGAGAGGAATCCGAAGGGAAGTGGAGTAAGGATAATGGAGTGA
- a CDS encoding isopentenyl phosphate kinase → MMIVKIGGSVLSDKTRKFHFRAEVVRRIAYELSRFFPEEKFIVVHGGGSFGHPLAQKFGIREGLRDYSSRHGFVVTHLAMLDLTSRVAKCFLENHLPAFPISSSSIFITENGRIVRGSLEVVKEAIKGEFIPLLFGDVSFDVKKGIEIVSGDEIILYLAEEFKPEKVIFLMDVDGIYDRYPGGQLLREIRAEELKNLEVCGSAGIDVTGGIRKKLEVARELTKYTGEVWFVNGLIKDRLSEAIIGNALGTVVMP, encoded by the coding sequence ATGATGATTGTAAAGATTGGTGGTAGTGTTCTAAGTGATAAGACGAGGAAGTTCCACTTTAGGGCAGAAGTCGTGAGGAGGATAGCGTACGAGCTCTCGAGGTTCTTCCCTGAGGAGAAGTTTATAGTGGTTCACGGTGGTGGTAGCTTCGGCCATCCTCTAGCTCAAAAGTTTGGGATTAGGGAGGGGCTGAGGGATTACTCGAGTAGGCACGGCTTCGTAGTTACTCATCTAGCCATGCTTGACTTGACCTCAAGGGTTGCCAAGTGCTTTCTCGAAAACCACCTTCCAGCTTTTCCCATCTCAAGCTCTTCCATATTCATAACTGAAAACGGTAGGATAGTTAGAGGATCCCTCGAAGTAGTTAAGGAAGCAATTAAGGGAGAGTTCATCCCCCTCCTGTTTGGAGATGTCTCCTTCGACGTAAAGAAAGGTATAGAGATAGTTTCTGGGGACGAGATAATTCTTTACCTAGCAGAGGAGTTCAAGCCCGAAAAGGTGATATTCTTGATGGATGTTGACGGTATCTATGATAGGTATCCTGGAGGGCAGCTTTTAAGGGAAATAAGGGCTGAAGAACTAAAGAACCTTGAAGTCTGTGGTTCAGCTGGAATCGACGTTACGGGAGGAATAAGGAAAAAGCTCGAGGTTGCTAGGGAACTTACTAAGTACACCGGGGAAGTGTGGTTCGTTAATGGGTTAATAAAAGATAGGTTGAGTGAGGCGATAATTGGAAACGCCTTGGGCACCGTTGTCATGCCTTAA
- the rplM gene encoding 50S ribosomal protein L13, whose protein sequence is MRIINADGLILGRLASKVAKMLLEGEEVVIVNAEKAVITGNRDVIFKKYKQRTELRTLTNPRRGPFYPKRSDEIVRRTIRGMLPWKTDRGRKAFKRLKVYVGVPKEFQGKQLETIMEAHVSRLSRPKYVTVGEVAKFLGGKF, encoded by the coding sequence ATGAGGATTATTAACGCTGATGGTTTAATCCTTGGAAGGCTTGCTTCAAAAGTTGCAAAGATGCTCCTTGAGGGCGAGGAGGTTGTAATAGTCAACGCTGAGAAGGCTGTAATAACGGGCAACAGGGATGTTATATTCAAGAAGTACAAGCAAAGGACAGAACTCAGAACCTTGACAAATCCCAGGAGAGGTCCCTTCTATCCAAAAAGGAGCGATGAAATTGTGAGGAGGACTATCAGAGGAATGCTCCCATGGAAGACCGACAGGGGAAGGAAGGCCTTCAAGAGGCTTAAGGTGTACGTCGGCGTTCCAAAGGAGTTCCAGGGGAAGCAGCTCGAGACGATAATGGAGGCCCACGTTTCAAGGCTCTCAAGGCCAAAATATGTCACAGTTGGTGAGGTTGCCAAGTTCTTGGGAGGAAAGTTCTGA